In a genomic window of Rhizobium tumorigenes:
- the rbsK gene encoding ribokinase yields the protein MGTGVTILGIFVADTAYLAPRMPDVGETIKGSGFAVGPGGKGSNQAVAAAKAGAEVTFISKIGRDTFGDLAQKTYADAGVKPLLVVMDDEPTGAAFIYVNDSTGDNAIIVYPGAAGTIGVDDVEAARETIRQSAVFVTQLEQPAVAALHAIAIARAARVTTIFNPAPAEAFPEAMLDLCDYIVPNETEAAALVGFSLDTIEDAKRAGEALVARGVGAAVITLGGRGVYYHDAGTSVHVPAMSYGPVIDTTGAGDAFVGGFAAAISRGSAPLDAVRFGCATAGIAVTRRGTAPAMPTRSEIEALLASTK from the coding sequence GTGGGAACAGGCGTTACGATCCTCGGTATCTTCGTGGCCGACACAGCTTATCTGGCACCCCGGATGCCGGATGTCGGCGAGACCATCAAGGGCAGCGGCTTTGCCGTCGGCCCCGGCGGAAAAGGCTCGAACCAGGCGGTCGCCGCCGCCAAGGCCGGCGCTGAGGTCACGTTCATCTCCAAGATCGGCCGCGATACTTTCGGCGATCTTGCGCAGAAAACCTACGCCGATGCCGGGGTGAAGCCGCTGTTGGTGGTCATGGACGACGAGCCGACGGGCGCGGCCTTCATCTATGTCAACGACAGCACCGGCGACAACGCCATCATCGTCTATCCGGGCGCTGCCGGCACCATCGGTGTCGATGATGTCGAGGCAGCGCGCGAGACGATCCGCCAGTCGGCAGTCTTCGTCACGCAACTCGAGCAGCCGGCCGTCGCCGCACTGCATGCCATTGCCATTGCACGGGCGGCCCGCGTCACGACGATATTCAATCCGGCACCGGCCGAAGCCTTTCCCGAGGCGATGCTCGACCTCTGCGACTATATCGTCCCGAACGAGACGGAAGCTGCAGCCCTCGTCGGCTTTTCCCTCGACACCATCGAGGATGCGAAGCGGGCCGGCGAAGCGCTGGTCGCGCGCGGTGTCGGTGCCGCCGTCATCACGCTCGGCGGGCGCGGCGTCTATTACCACGACGCAGGCACATCCGTGCATGTCCCGGCCATGAGCTACGGACCGGTGATCGACACCACGGGCGCTGGCGATGCCTTCGTCGGCGGTTTTGCCGCGGCGATATCGCGCGGTTCGGCGCCGCTCGATGCCGTCCGCTTCGGCTGCGCCACCGCCGGCATAGCCGTGACGCGCCGCGGAACAGCGCCCGCCATGCCGACGCGCAGCGAGATCGAGGCGCTGCTTGCTTCGACGAAGTAG
- a CDS encoding zinc-dependent alcohol dehydrogenase family protein: protein MEAINYTALGVAYIADLPMPTLLHGQALIRVKASGLCHTDIDVLYGRYGEGHFPVVPGHEYAGVVEAVADDVQSVKVGARVVVDPNLTCGHCDACLKGLGNLCRTLKAYGVTHNGGFAAYSAVDAGHLHEIGDMPFELAALAEPLGCVLNGLRSANLVTGAHGTQRALVFGAGPIGLLLALSLKAEGVAAVTVADINERRLDFAGSLGLGTAVSGSADLARCLRQFDFVADATGIPAVVEGMADFTADGGTMLVFGVCAPDARVAIAPFEIFRRQLKLVGSHSLNGTIPDALAILKRDADRMGRLVSHRLPLAEVLPFLTSKSKDAATMKVQYVAD from the coding sequence TTGGAAGCCATCAATTATACGGCCCTCGGCGTTGCCTATATCGCCGACCTGCCGATGCCGACGCTTTTGCACGGCCAGGCGCTGATCCGGGTCAAGGCATCCGGTCTGTGCCACACGGATATCGACGTTCTCTATGGTCGCTACGGCGAGGGGCATTTTCCAGTTGTCCCCGGCCATGAATATGCGGGCGTCGTCGAGGCCGTCGCCGACGATGTGCAGTCGGTCAAGGTCGGCGCCCGCGTGGTCGTCGATCCCAACCTCACCTGCGGGCATTGTGACGCCTGCCTGAAGGGGCTCGGCAATCTCTGCCGGACGCTGAAGGCCTACGGGGTCACCCACAATGGCGGTTTCGCAGCCTACAGCGCCGTCGACGCCGGGCACCTGCACGAGATCGGCGACATGCCCTTCGAGCTCGCAGCACTTGCCGAGCCGCTCGGCTGCGTCCTCAACGGTCTGCGCAGTGCCAACCTTGTCACCGGTGCCCACGGCACGCAGAGGGCATTGGTCTTCGGTGCAGGGCCGATCGGGCTGCTGCTCGCCCTGTCGCTGAAGGCCGAGGGCGTCGCCGCCGTGACGGTTGCCGACATCAACGAACGTCGTCTCGACTTTGCCGGTAGCCTCGGGCTTGGCACCGCCGTCTCTGGGTCGGCGGATCTGGCCCGCTGCCTGCGCCAATTCGATTTCGTCGCCGATGCCACGGGAATTCCCGCTGTCGTCGAGGGCATGGCCGATTTTACCGCCGATGGCGGCACCATGCTGGTGTTCGGCGTCTGCGCGCCGGATGCCCGGGTGGCGATCGCACCGTTCGAGATTTTCAGGCGGCAATTGAAGCTTGTCGGTTCCCATTCGCTGAACGGGACCATTCCAGATGCACTTGCGATTCTGAAACGGGATGCAGACCGGATGGGGCGGCTTGTGTCGCACCGGCTGCCTCTCGCCGAGGTGCTGCCGTTCCTGACCAGCAAGTCGAAGGACGCGGCGACCATGAAGGTACAATATGTCGCCGACTAA
- a CDS encoding extracellular solute-binding protein: protein MKVGDYERMMAMALSRRAILKTSAGLGALAAAGSVLAPFGNAFAADASLRSQILQVPGVGKGSPTDADWQKVGQMCLDATKANVKQGEFAGVQLSFMGLNNQNLHNLLFRGFLKPWEDYTGAKITWIDLAQADYNPRLQQAIATGTVDFDLLEMGAPFEGDVCGKGLASVMPDWVKAQIDMDDYVDYLKAPVGTWDGKTYRVSVDGDCHNFNYRTDYFTDADLAKAWKSEGHEGEWGVPKTWQKVQEVTKFLKGKKIAGADAIGYLDAPKAWGGFGFYFLGSRATAYAKHPEDKAWLFDIDTMKPRINNPAWVRAIQDVVDALPSESGDQLNADPGTTAFQQFLAGTGSMISWWGDVGQSAQTSDSSVVGTTVAFDILPGSDDVYNSKTGKWEKLASGPNYAPNMAYLGWGVYVMARVDSDEKKKKAAWSAAAHLGGKDLALWTAAYPSGFQCYRKSQFDIKEWVAAGYEEAYISNYLASQSNSYNHPNAAIEPRIPGIFQYYSVAEDELAKVFASQVKPQAGADAIAAAWEKITDQLGREKQIALYKASLGV from the coding sequence ATGAAAGTTGGCGATTACGAACGAATGATGGCCATGGCGCTCAGCCGCCGCGCCATTTTGAAGACAAGCGCGGGCCTTGGGGCGCTTGCTGCGGCTGGCAGCGTGCTTGCGCCATTTGGCAATGCCTTTGCGGCCGACGCGTCGCTGCGCTCGCAGATCCTGCAGGTGCCGGGCGTCGGCAAGGGGTCGCCGACCGATGCCGACTGGCAGAAGGTCGGCCAGATGTGCCTCGATGCGACGAAGGCCAACGTCAAGCAGGGCGAGTTCGCCGGTGTCCAGCTCTCCTTCATGGGGCTGAACAACCAGAACCTCCACAACCTCCTCTTCCGTGGCTTCCTGAAGCCCTGGGAAGACTATACCGGCGCCAAGATCACCTGGATCGACCTTGCCCAGGCCGACTATAATCCGCGCCTGCAGCAGGCCATCGCCACCGGCACCGTCGACTTCGACCTTCTCGAAATGGGCGCACCGTTCGAGGGTGACGTCTGCGGCAAGGGCCTTGCCTCGGTCATGCCCGACTGGGTCAAGGCGCAGATCGACATGGACGACTACGTCGATTATCTGAAGGCGCCGGTCGGCACCTGGGATGGCAAGACCTACCGTGTCTCCGTCGACGGCGACTGCCACAACTTCAACTACCGTACCGATTATTTCACCGACGCCGACCTTGCCAAGGCCTGGAAGAGCGAAGGCCATGAAGGCGAGTGGGGCGTGCCGAAGACCTGGCAGAAGGTCCAGGAAGTCACCAAGTTCCTGAAGGGCAAGAAGATCGCCGGCGCCGATGCCATCGGCTACCTCGATGCGCCCAAGGCCTGGGGCGGTTTCGGCTTCTATTTCCTCGGCAGCCGCGCCACGGCCTATGCCAAGCATCCGGAAGACAAGGCCTGGCTGTTCGACATCGACACGATGAAGCCACGCATCAACAACCCGGCCTGGGTGCGCGCGATCCAGGACGTGGTCGACGCTTTGCCATCGGAATCGGGCGATCAGCTGAACGCCGATCCAGGCACGACGGCCTTCCAGCAGTTCCTCGCCGGCACCGGCTCGATGATCTCCTGGTGGGGTGACGTCGGCCAGAGCGCGCAGACCAGCGACAGCTCCGTGGTCGGCACGACGGTCGCCTTCGACATCCTGCCCGGATCGGACGATGTCTATAATTCCAAGACCGGCAAATGGGAAAAGCTCGCCAGCGGGCCGAACTATGCGCCGAACATGGCCTATCTCGGCTGGGGCGTCTACGTGATGGCGAGGGTCGACAGCGACGAGAAGAAGAAGAAGGCCGCCTGGAGCGCCGCTGCCCATCTCGGCGGCAAGGACCTGGCACTCTGGACCGCCGCCTATCCGTCCGGCTTCCAGTGCTACCGCAAGAGCCAGTTCGACATCAAGGAATGGGTCGCGGCCGGCTACGAGGAGGCCTACATCTCCAACTACCTCGCCTCGCAGTCGAACTCGTACAACCACCCGAATGCGGCAATCGAACCCCGCATTCCCGGCATCTTCCAGTACTACAGCGTTGCGGAAGATGAATTGGCCAAGGTGTTCGCCAGTCAGGTGAAGCCACAGGCCGGCGCCGATGCCATCGCGGCTGCCTGGGAGAAGATCACCGACCAGCTCGGGCGCGAAAAACAGATCGCGCTCTACAAGGCCTCGCTCGGCGTCTGA
- a CDS encoding tagatose kinase produces the protein MSALQTGGLAPEALGPTITIGEILVEIMATTVGHGFLEPQALIGPFASGAPAIFIDQVARMGGSAGIIASVGNDDFGKLNIDRLRRDGVDVSAISVIGDLPTGSAFVRYRPDGARDFVFNIASSAAGRIQLTAPARALIERGGHLHVMGSAFAIPGVSDIIHFAVSAIKARGGSVSFDPNVRKELANGGEGRQVLDDMLAVTDLLLPSDDELLIAADTSDEPTAIDKLLGIGIGEIVLKRGRHGSSCFAPGSPPLHAAAFAVSEVDPTGAGDCFGATYLTARRMGSTPERALLLANAAGARNVTRQGPMEGVSSLEELQEFARTTPRVT, from the coding sequence ATGTCTGCTTTACAGACCGGAGGGCTTGCGCCTGAAGCGCTCGGGCCGACGATCACGATCGGCGAAATCCTGGTGGAGATCATGGCAACGACGGTCGGCCACGGTTTTCTGGAGCCGCAGGCTCTGATCGGCCCCTTTGCCAGCGGCGCGCCCGCGATCTTCATCGACCAGGTCGCGCGCATGGGCGGATCGGCTGGCATCATCGCCAGCGTCGGCAACGACGATTTCGGCAAGCTCAATATCGACAGGCTGCGGCGCGACGGTGTCGACGTCTCGGCCATATCTGTCATCGGCGATCTCCCAACGGGCAGCGCTTTCGTACGCTACCGACCGGATGGCGCCCGCGATTTCGTTTTCAATATCGCCAGCTCCGCTGCCGGCCGGATCCAGCTGACGGCACCCGCAAGGGCGCTGATCGAGCGCGGCGGCCACTTGCATGTCATGGGATCGGCTTTCGCCATTCCGGGCGTCTCCGACATTATCCATTTTGCCGTCTCGGCGATAAAGGCCCGTGGCGGCTCGGTATCCTTCGACCCCAATGTTCGGAAGGAACTGGCAAATGGCGGGGAGGGCAGGCAGGTGCTCGATGACATGCTCGCCGTCACCGACCTGCTGCTGCCGTCCGATGACGAACTGCTGATTGCAGCCGATACCAGCGACGAACCGACTGCCATCGACAAGCTTCTCGGTATCGGCATTGGCGAGATCGTGCTGAAGCGCGGCCGCCATGGCTCTTCCTGTTTTGCGCCGGGATCGCCGCCGCTTCATGCCGCCGCCTTCGCGGTTTCCGAAGTCGATCCGACCGGCGCCGGCGATTGTTTCGGCGCCACCTATCTTACCGCTCGGCGAATGGGCTCGACGCCGGAGCGCGCGCTGTTGCTGGCCAACGCCGCCGGCGCCCGCAACGTCACGCGGCAGGGGCCGATGGAGGGCGTCTCCAGCCTTGAGGAACTGCAGGAATTTGCGCGAACCACACCGAGGGTAACCTGA
- a CDS encoding LacI family DNA-binding transcriptional regulator: MEDFSELVGLSRPTVSKYFNDPSSVRRKTRDLIEDALKKSGFRPNMFAVNLNRRRSNIIGVIIPNSTDPFYMALTRRIELIANEAGFLAFVLSSDGKAGMEDEAIKTFKSLNVAGAIIAPLGIESHHATLQQLGQSIPLVYVDSPLDETSAFVGTNNRQSFSLIVDYLCRSGEPPCYFGMPDVNTNAATRRLAYIEAMEQFRLTPELVGLSPVASWDFERFGFEEANRILASTSGFPCRTILCANDRVAFGVISAAYQKGLRVGHGADCDLRVAGHDDHPLSRYACPPITTVAQNYNEIGKLAIELLLDKLGETTGTSPSGTVEERILLNAELMLRSSA; this comes from the coding sequence ATGGAGGATTTTTCCGAACTCGTCGGCCTGTCCCGTCCGACCGTGTCGAAATACTTCAACGATCCGAGCTCGGTGCGCCGCAAGACGCGGGATCTCATCGAGGATGCGCTGAAGAAATCCGGCTTTCGTCCCAACATGTTCGCCGTCAACCTCAATCGCCGGCGCAGCAATATCATCGGCGTCATCATCCCGAATTCGACCGATCCGTTCTACATGGCGCTCACCCGCCGGATCGAGCTCATCGCCAACGAGGCCGGGTTTCTGGCTTTCGTGCTGTCCTCGGATGGCAAGGCCGGCATGGAGGACGAGGCGATCAAGACCTTCAAGTCGCTGAATGTTGCCGGCGCCATCATCGCGCCGCTCGGGATAGAATCGCACCACGCGACGCTGCAGCAGCTCGGCCAGAGTATTCCCCTCGTCTATGTGGACTCGCCGCTCGACGAGACCTCTGCTTTCGTCGGCACCAACAACCGCCAGAGCTTCAGCCTCATCGTCGACTACCTCTGCCGCTCCGGCGAGCCGCCCTGCTATTTCGGAATGCCTGACGTCAACACCAATGCCGCGACCAGGCGCCTTGCCTATATCGAGGCGATGGAGCAGTTCCGCCTCACCCCCGAACTCGTGGGGCTGTCCCCCGTTGCCAGTTGGGATTTCGAGCGTTTTGGCTTCGAGGAGGCAAACCGTATCCTCGCGTCGACATCCGGCTTTCCCTGTAGGACCATCCTTTGCGCCAACGACCGCGTCGCCTTCGGCGTTATTTCCGCCGCCTACCAGAAGGGACTGCGGGTCGGGCACGGCGCCGATTGCGACCTGCGCGTCGCCGGCCATGACGATCATCCGCTGTCGCGCTACGCCTGTCCGCCGATCACCACGGTTGCCCAGAACTACAACGAGATCGGCAAGCTCGCCATCGAACTCCTGCTCGACAAGCTCGGCGAAACCACCGGTACCTCACCATCCGGCACCGTCGAGGAACGCATCCTGCTCAATGCCGAACTCATGCTGCGAAGTTCCGCCTGA
- a CDS encoding carbohydrate ABC transporter permease has translation MSTSQPVHASSTRQPGLWARRPAFLTSSLLIYAALVFWAFISLFPIYWTITTSFKTAVNVTQGNMIPFVDFTPDWKGWRSLGLSPDTIFVQSTVRDEFMMRFLNSIIASSGGALLAVVIGSLAAYGLSRFSYRFLWMRNKDISFFFLSQLILPPVVLAMPFLVLYKHLMLLDTLVGLILIYTLMVLPIVIWIMRDQFDTIPVELEQAALVDGCSIWGAFVRIVLPIALPGMVAAFILSVILCWNEYFFAALLTSSSAKTLPVMVASQTGSQGINWWSMAAISTAAILPLILIGIFLERYIVKGLTAGAVK, from the coding sequence ATGTCGACAAGCCAACCCGTTCACGCATCCTCGACCAGGCAGCCCGGCCTCTGGGCGCGGCGTCCGGCGTTTCTGACAAGCAGCCTGCTGATCTATGCCGCACTGGTGTTCTGGGCGTTCATCTCACTCTTTCCGATCTACTGGACCATCACCACGTCGTTCAAGACGGCTGTGAATGTGACGCAGGGCAATATGATCCCGTTCGTCGACTTCACCCCGGACTGGAAAGGCTGGCGCTCTCTCGGCCTGTCGCCGGACACGATCTTCGTGCAGTCGACCGTGCGCGACGAGTTCATGATGCGGTTCCTGAACAGCATAATCGCATCGTCCGGCGGGGCACTGCTTGCGGTCGTCATCGGCTCGCTCGCCGCCTATGGGCTCAGCCGGTTCTCCTACCGGTTTCTCTGGATGCGCAACAAGGATATCTCCTTCTTCTTCCTGTCGCAGTTGATCCTGCCGCCGGTGGTTCTCGCCATGCCTTTCCTCGTGCTCTACAAGCACCTGATGCTGCTCGACACGCTGGTCGGCCTCATCCTCATCTACACGCTCATGGTGCTGCCGATCGTCATCTGGATCATGCGCGACCAGTTCGACACGATCCCGGTCGAGCTGGAACAGGCAGCCCTGGTCGATGGCTGCTCCATCTGGGGCGCCTTCGTGCGCATCGTGCTGCCGATTGCGTTGCCCGGCATGGTGGCGGCCTTCATCCTCTCCGTCATTCTCTGCTGGAACGAATATTTCTTTGCAGCCCTGCTGACCAGTTCCAGCGCCAAGACACTGCCGGTCATGGTGGCGAGCCAGACGGGATCGCAGGGGATCAACTGGTGGTCGATGGCCGCCATCTCGACGGCCGCGATCCTGCCGCTGATCCTCATCGGTATTTTCCTCGAGCGCTACATCGTCAAGGGCTTGACGGCAGGTGCCGTCAAGTAG
- a CDS encoding ABC transporter substrate-binding protein → MTTIIRTLTASAVGIGLMAGMAQAEELTIATVNNGDMIIMQKLAPEWEKKTGNKLNWVVLEENVLRQKLTTDIATKSGQFDIMTIGGYEAPIWGKSGWLEPVGDLGSDYDYDDLLAPIKAGLTVDGKLYAVPFYTESSFTLYRKDLFDAAGLKMPEKPTYDQIKEYAAKLTDKSKEHYGICLRGKPGWGENMAFLGTMINTYGGSWFDMKWKPQINSAPWKKAVTDYVELLTKYGPPGVTSNGFNENQALFATGHCAMWIDATSAAGRVFDPKQSKVADKIAFTAAPIAVTPNGASWSWSWNLAIPATSTKVEAAKSFVKWATSKDYVKLVGEKEGWVAVPPGTRKSTYDLPEYQKAAPFAAAVLKAILSADPTKATKDPVPYTGVQFVAIPEFQGIGTIVGQQISSALAGQQTVTAALDNAQKQVERDMKKAGYPK, encoded by the coding sequence ATGACAACAATTATTCGCACGCTGACCGCATCTGCCGTCGGCATCGGCCTGATGGCAGGAATGGCCCAGGCCGAGGAACTGACGATTGCCACCGTCAACAATGGTGACATGATCATCATGCAGAAGCTGGCGCCCGAGTGGGAGAAGAAGACGGGCAACAAGCTGAACTGGGTGGTGCTCGAGGAAAATGTCCTTCGCCAGAAGCTGACCACCGACATTGCCACGAAGAGCGGCCAGTTCGACATCATGACCATCGGTGGCTACGAGGCGCCGATCTGGGGCAAGTCCGGCTGGCTGGAGCCGGTTGGCGATCTCGGCAGCGACTATGACTACGACGACCTTCTGGCGCCGATCAAGGCCGGCCTGACAGTCGACGGCAAGCTCTACGCGGTACCGTTCTACACCGAAAGCTCGTTCACGCTGTACCGCAAGGACCTGTTCGATGCGGCCGGTCTCAAGATGCCGGAGAAGCCGACCTACGACCAGATCAAGGAATACGCGGCCAAGCTCACCGACAAGTCGAAGGAGCATTACGGTATCTGCCTTCGCGGCAAGCCGGGCTGGGGCGAGAACATGGCGTTCCTCGGAACCATGATCAACACCTATGGCGGCAGCTGGTTCGACATGAAATGGAAGCCGCAGATCAATTCGGCGCCCTGGAAAAAGGCCGTCACCGACTACGTCGAGCTGCTGACCAAATACGGTCCTCCCGGTGTGACATCGAATGGCTTCAATGAAAACCAGGCGCTGTTTGCGACCGGCCATTGCGCCATGTGGATCGACGCAACGTCGGCCGCCGGCCGCGTGTTCGATCCGAAGCAGAGCAAGGTTGCCGACAAGATCGCTTTCACGGCCGCCCCGATAGCGGTCACCCCGAACGGCGCTAGCTGGTCCTGGTCGTGGAACCTGGCGATCCCGGCAACATCGACCAAGGTCGAGGCCGCCAAGTCGTTCGTCAAATGGGCGACCTCCAAGGACTATGTGAAGCTGGTGGGAGAGAAGGAAGGCTGGGTCGCCGTGCCGCCGGGCACGCGCAAATCGACCTATGACCTGCCGGAGTACCAGAAGGCAGCGCCATTTGCCGCGGCCGTGCTGAAGGCCATCCTGTCGGCCGATCCGACCAAGGCCACGAAGGATCCGGTGCCCTATACCGGCGTCCAGTTCGTCGCCATTCCTGAGTTCCAGGGCATCGGCACCATCGTCGGCCAGCAGATATCGTCTGCGCTTGCCGGTCAGCAGACCGTCACCGCCGCCCTCGACAATGCCCAGAAACAGGTCGAGCGCGACATGAAGAAGGCCGGCTATCCGAAATGA
- a CDS encoding ABC transporter ATP-binding protein, which translates to MASMNIVNVGKAYGSLTVIHGVSVEIPDGEFVVLVGPSGCGKSTLLRMVAGLEPISFGDIEIDGKVVNNLPPKDRDIAMVFQSYALYPHKTVADNMGFALKMRGERKADIDARVRKAAEILDLVPYLSRYPRQLSGGQRQRVAMGRAIVRDPKVFLFDEPLSNLDAKLRVQMRAEIKELQRRLATTMIYVTHDQVEAMTMADRIVVLRDGRVEQIGSPLTLYDRPANTFVAGFIGSPSMNLVKGHIRAGAEPFFETDDGIRLPLSGAPAGSDGKPAYYGIRPEHFVLGGDVRADLTIVESTGSETQVFARLGQQKIIGVFRDRVEAASGQPIAMTPNPAMVHLFDAESGLRLD; encoded by the coding sequence TTGGCATCGATGAATATCGTCAATGTCGGTAAGGCCTACGGTAGCCTGACGGTTATCCACGGCGTTTCCGTTGAAATCCCGGACGGCGAATTCGTCGTTCTGGTCGGGCCGTCCGGCTGCGGAAAGTCGACCTTGCTGCGCATGGTCGCTGGCCTCGAGCCCATCAGCTTCGGTGACATCGAGATCGACGGGAAGGTGGTGAACAACCTGCCGCCCAAGGATCGCGACATCGCCATGGTGTTCCAGAGCTACGCGCTTTATCCCCACAAGACCGTGGCCGACAATATGGGTTTTGCGCTGAAGATGCGCGGCGAGCGCAAGGCCGATATCGACGCCCGCGTCCGCAAGGCAGCTGAAATCCTCGATCTCGTGCCCTATCTTTCTCGCTATCCGCGCCAGCTTTCCGGCGGCCAGCGGCAGCGTGTGGCCATGGGACGCGCCATCGTGCGGGATCCCAAGGTGTTCCTTTTCGACGAGCCGCTCTCCAACCTCGATGCCAAGCTGCGCGTCCAGATGCGCGCCGAGATCAAGGAACTGCAGCGCCGCCTTGCGACGACGATGATCTACGTGACCCACGACCAGGTGGAGGCCATGACCATGGCCGACCGCATCGTCGTCCTCCGGGATGGCCGGGTCGAGCAGATCGGCTCGCCGCTGACGCTCTACGACAGGCCGGCCAACACCTTCGTCGCCGGCTTCATCGGCTCGCCGTCGATGAACCTCGTCAAGGGCCATATCCGTGCAGGCGCAGAGCCGTTCTTCGAAACCGACGACGGCATCCGGCTTCCGCTCTCCGGAGCACCGGCAGGGTCCGATGGAAAGCCTGCCTATTACGGGATCCGACCGGAGCATTTCGTGCTCGGCGGCGATGTCAGGGCTGATCTCACCATCGTCGAATCGACCGGCTCCGAGACGCAAGTGTTTGCCCGCCTCGGACAGCAGAAGATTATCGGCGTCTTTCGCGACCGCGTCGAGGCTGCATCCGGCCAGCCCATTGCGATGACGCCCAATCCGGCGATGGTGCATCTTTTCGATGCTGAGAGCGGCTTGCGTCTCGACTGA
- a CDS encoding carbohydrate ABC transporter permease: protein MSHANMPVIGTIEPVGAPSPSARQGRLLLIGASVLLVTVLILQILDASGVTAIGLVSWRPLVYAYVVWSVALCAAQVMIRGEAGQRAAFVLPAVLFTVAMVIFPTVFGLYIAFTDWNLSAANGRQFNGLDNLRTLFADVYFWNALLNMVYYVLSVLVQYAIAFGLALLLNAEIRARKFFRVAFLLPLMLSPVAVSWMIGKSLMEYRFGPAATLARHLGWENPAFFSTPALARASIMAMDGWVSIPFMMILLLAGLQALPTEVKEAAKVDGASGWQSFKEITFPLMLPVSLTVVILRVIFELKLADIVINVTAGGPGGATDTVSSFIFREYRDRSNVGYGTMLAEFYLVVIIIFVSLILKLASRWMQRAN from the coding sequence ATGTCGCATGCGAATATGCCGGTTATCGGCACGATCGAGCCGGTGGGGGCGCCAAGCCCGTCCGCGCGGCAGGGCCGCCTTCTGCTGATCGGGGCAAGCGTCCTGCTTGTGACCGTGCTCATCCTGCAGATCCTCGATGCATCCGGCGTGACGGCCATCGGGCTCGTCAGCTGGCGACCGCTGGTCTATGCCTATGTCGTCTGGTCTGTGGCGCTCTGTGCAGCCCAGGTGATGATCCGTGGCGAAGCCGGACAGCGGGCCGCGTTCGTGCTTCCGGCAGTCCTGTTCACCGTGGCGATGGTGATCTTCCCGACGGTCTTCGGCCTCTACATCGCCTTCACCGACTGGAACCTCAGCGCGGCGAACGGCCGGCAGTTCAACGGCCTCGACAATCTCCGCACCCTGTTTGCGGATGTCTATTTCTGGAATGCGCTGTTGAACATGGTCTACTATGTTCTCTCCGTGCTGGTGCAGTACGCGATCGCATTCGGACTGGCGCTGCTGCTCAATGCCGAGATCAGGGCTCGCAAGTTTTTCCGCGTCGCGTTCCTTCTGCCGCTGATGCTGAGCCCGGTCGCCGTCAGCTGGATGATCGGCAAATCGCTGATGGAATATCGCTTTGGCCCGGCGGCAACGCTGGCGCGTCATCTCGGCTGGGAAAATCCCGCCTTCTTCTCGACCCCAGCGCTGGCCCGCGCCTCGATCATGGCGATGGACGGCTGGGTTTCCATCCCCTTCATGATGATCCTGCTTTTGGCCGGCCTCCAGGCCCTGCCGACGGAGGTCAAGGAAGCCGCCAAGGTGGATGGCGCCTCGGGCTGGCAGAGCTTCAAGGAGATTACCTTTCCGCTGATGCTGCCGGTCAGCCTGACCGTCGTCATCCTGCGCGTCATCTTCGAACTGAAGCTCGCCGATATCGTCATCAATGTCACCGCGGGCGGGCCGGGCGGCGCCACCGATACGGTGTCGAGCTTCATCTTCCGCGAATACCGGGATCGCTCGAATGTCGGATACGGCACGATGCTCGCGGAATTCTACCTCGTCGTCATCATCATCTTCGTCTCGCTGATCCTGAAATTGGCGAGCCGGTGGATGCAACGTGCAAATTGA
- a CDS encoding L-iditol 2-dehydrogenase translates to MRLKDKVALITGGARGIGLGFAEAFVKEGARVVIADIDIDRASKAAAVIGDRASAVKLDVTDLSAIESVVKSVDQEFGGIDILINNAAIFDMAPINEITEQSYERIFDINLKAPLFMMKAVSNAMIARGRGGKIINMASQAGRRGEALVTLYCASKAAIISATQSAALALVKHGINVNAIAPGVVDSEMWDVVDASFAKWEGLQPGEKKAAVAKSVPIGRFATPDDLKGIAVFLASSESDYILAQTYNVDGGNWMS, encoded by the coding sequence ATGAGATTGAAGGACAAAGTCGCGCTGATTACCGGCGGTGCCCGCGGTATCGGCCTTGGTTTTGCAGAAGCCTTCGTCAAGGAAGGTGCGCGGGTCGTCATCGCCGACATCGACATCGACCGTGCCTCCAAGGCCGCCGCTGTCATTGGCGATCGCGCCAGCGCCGTCAAGCTCGACGTCACCGATCTTTCGGCCATCGAGAGCGTCGTCAAGTCGGTCGACCAGGAGTTCGGCGGCATCGACATCCTCATCAACAATGCCGCCATCTTCGACATGGCGCCGATCAACGAGATTACCGAGCAGAGCTACGAGCGTATCTTCGACATCAATCTCAAGGCGCCGCTGTTCATGATGAAGGCGGTCTCCAACGCCATGATCGCACGCGGTCGCGGCGGCAAGATCATCAACATGGCGAGCCAGGCCGGTCGTCGCGGCGAAGCGCTGGTGACCCTCTATTGCGCCTCCAAGGCGGCGATCATCTCGGCCACCCAGTCTGCGGCGCTCGCCCTCGTCAAGCACGGCATCAACGTCAACGCCATCGCCCCCGGTGTCGTCGACAGCGAAATGTGGGATGTCGTCGACGCCAGCTTTGCCAAGTGGGAAGGCCTCCAGCCCGGCGAGAAAAAGGCAGCCGTCGCCAAATCCGTGCCGATCGGCCGCTTCGCGACACCCGACGATCTCAAGGGTATCGCTGTCTTTCTCGCATCCTCCGAAAGCGACTACATTCTCGCCCAGACCTACAATGTCGACGGCGGAAACTGGATGAGCTGA